Proteins from one Pleurocapsa minor HA4230-MV1 genomic window:
- a CDS encoding DUF29 domain-containing protein — protein sequence MSIQVSELKQLYEQDYYLWLEKTIELLKAGQLNQLDWENLIEEIENLGRSEKRAVVSFLKQLIKHLLLYHYWQTERQWSGQGWLEEISNFRFELSQYLDSKTLRNYTEQELNTIYTRARKEAILKSNIAHIPVDCPYSLEQILNDDFISTEKN from the coding sequence ATGAGTATTCAAGTCTCAGAATTAAAACAACTATACGAGCAAGATTATTACCTGTGGTTAGAAAAAACCATCGAACTTTTAAAAGCAGGTCAATTGAATCAATTAGATTGGGAAAATTTAATCGAGGAAATAGAAAATTTGGGTAGAAGTGAAAAAAGAGCGGTTGTTAGTTTTCTTAAGCAACTAATTAAACACTTGCTACTCTATCATTATTGGCAGACAGAAAGACAATGGAGCGGTCAAGGTTGGTTGGAAGAGATTAGCAATTTTCGGTTTGAGTTATCACAGTATTTAGATTCAAAAACTCTGAGAAATTATACAGAACAAGAATTAAATACTATTTATACTAGAGCGAGAAAAGAAGCGATACTCAAGTCCAACATTGCTCATATACCTGTTGATTGCCCTTATTCTCTAGAGCAAATTTTAAATGATGATTTTATTTCAACCGAAAAAAACTAA
- a CDS encoding type II toxin-antitoxin system HicB family antitoxin: MSVNQKEFYVIIERDEDGCFVGEVPQLKACYSQGETIDELMSNIKKVIKLCLEE; this comes from the coding sequence ATGAGCGTTAACCAAAAAGAATTTTATGTCATTATTGAACGAGACGAAGATGGTTGTTTTGTTGGCGAAGTACCTCAACTAAAAGCTTGCTATAGTCAAGGTGAAACTATTGATGAATTAATGAGTAATATTAAAAAAGTTATAAAACTTTGTTTAGAGGAGTAA
- a CDS encoding nucleotide-binding protein translates to MSQFTDLFPDDRPSGKTIGTNTTSDIIRTGIDREKAIAIDNHALRFKPLIQPGWGRQGIAYGPYQRQSGLAVAVLLLNGHNTSQAETMEWLSKRISRWLKGSETESVSKRVLAWLGSRQKQGTLRRLLSWVRISAEGTKFFPLAKIDDNLAVGWFADASPANPTQGNGFVVRATGAENGELLASVGTNLLSVFRGLQNVPVYYVVILREQGAAYYASSLPQVHGIPAYPQLRPVAIDAINAEAVVYAGIHQSVLGQVGFRADTRVYGVKTETVSSLASWYGTAHAADAFLGLGNLTTMNAEVGGSWQVLSGSLERTPEGLMATEKHSLAILAPQATSGLLHLKIWAGQPADLGVIWRFQDRDNYWCCRLNHEQVCLQLIEAGQTQKIFVSKEDFIDLNSTIYLQILDDGQELRIYLNGKLISDRTAQPETNCLVTDDRLATATGVGIIIFEQNSDLYLQNFEAHPRTVSLPTLDLGLPWWREGTDIVIKDDFQVGQGDLAGKTTSLGDRIWQKTLGKGVFKIQSGIALIEASVEHPNPGRTAYTVAWDNPNFADVSVTILPPGKERGQGEKGRAGLIFWQDRDNYIIINTWLDDFYEGESISCFFRLDGFEEIYDAVWSNIGQAIAFGQPYTLRVVFDGNNYTVQVNHQTVLYRALTDVYPWASPLNINRLGIVANWEWGDDTGSGFSDFMVSQ, encoded by the coding sequence ATGAGCCAATTTACCGATCTTTTTCCAGACGATCGCCCTAGTGGCAAAACTATTGGAACTAATACAACTAGCGATATTATCAGAACAGGAATAGATCGTGAAAAAGCGATCGCCATTGATAATCATGCTCTGCGTTTTAAACCTTTAATCCAACCAGGCTGGGGGAGACAGGGTATTGCTTATGGGCCATATCAACGTCAAAGTGGTTTAGCTGTAGCTGTACTATTGCTGAACGGTCACAATACTTCCCAAGCGGAGACTATGGAATGGTTGTCTAAAAGGATTTCCCGCTGGTTAAAAGGAAGTGAGACTGAATCAGTTAGCAAGAGGGTTTTAGCTTGGTTAGGTAGTAGACAAAAACAGGGAACGCTAAGACGTTTATTGAGTTGGGTACGGATCTCAGCAGAAGGAACTAAATTTTTTCCCTTAGCGAAAATTGACGATAATTTAGCAGTTGGTTGGTTTGCCGATGCGTCACCTGCCAACCCGACTCAAGGTAATGGTTTTGTGGTGCGGGCTACGGGGGCAGAAAACGGCGAGTTATTGGCTTCAGTGGGAACTAATCTATTATCTGTGTTTCGTGGATTGCAAAACGTCCCTGTATATTATGTGGTTATCTTAAGGGAACAGGGGGCAGCTTACTATGCTTCATCTTTACCGCAGGTGCATGGTATACCAGCTTATCCACAGTTACGTCCAGTAGCAATCGATGCTATTAATGCTGAAGCAGTCGTCTATGCAGGTATCCATCAAAGTGTTCTCGGTCAAGTTGGCTTTCGGGCGGATACTAGGGTTTATGGAGTCAAAACGGAGACAGTTAGCAGTTTAGCTTCCTGGTATGGAACTGCTCATGCAGCCGATGCTTTTTTAGGGCTGGGAAATCTAACAACTATGAATGCTGAAGTAGGAGGAAGCTGGCAAGTTTTATCTGGTAGTCTAGAGCGTACTCCAGAAGGTTTGATGGCGACAGAAAAGCACAGTTTAGCTATTCTTGCTCCTCAAGCAACCTCTGGGCTATTGCATCTAAAAATTTGGGCGGGACAACCAGCAGATTTAGGCGTAATTTGGCGATTTCAAGATCGAGATAATTATTGGTGTTGTCGTCTCAATCACGAACAAGTTTGTCTTCAGTTGATTGAAGCTGGTCAAACTCAAAAGATATTTGTCAGTAAGGAAGATTTCATCGATTTAAATAGCACTATATATCTGCAAATTTTAGATGACGGACAAGAGTTAAGAATTTACCTGAATGGTAAACTAATCAGCGATCGCACAGCACAACCAGAGACTAATTGCTTGGTGACAGATGACCGCTTGGCAACCGCTACAGGAGTAGGGATAATTATATTTGAGCAAAATTCAGATTTATATCTGCAAAACTTTGAAGCTCATCCTCGTACCGTTTCTCTGCCTACTCTCGATTTAGGATTACCTTGGTGGCGTGAGGGTACAGATATCGTTATTAAAGATGACTTTCAAGTTGGACAGGGAGATTTAGCTGGTAAAACTACCTCATTAGGCGATCGCATTTGGCAAAAAACTCTTGGTAAAGGTGTATTTAAAATTCAGTCTGGCATTGCTTTAATAGAGGCTAGCGTTGAGCATCCTAACCCAGGGCGCACCGCTTATACTGTAGCTTGGGACAATCCCAATTTTGCCGATGTGTCCGTAACCATTTTGCCACCAGGAAAAGAACGGGGACAAGGAGAAAAAGGTCGAGCTGGTTTGATTTTTTGGCAAGATCGAGATAACTACATCATTATCAATACTTGGCTGGATGACTTTTATGAAGGAGAGTCTATTTCCTGTTTTTTCCGTCTTGACGGTTTTGAAGAAATTTATGATGCAGTGTGGTCAAATATCGGTCAGGCGATCGCTTTTGGACAGCCTTACACCCTCAGAGTTGTTTTTGATGGCAATAACTATACAGTCCAAGTTAACCATCAAACCGTTTTGTATCGCGCCCTTACTGATGTCTATCCTTGGGCTAGCCCCTTGAACATTAATCGTCTGGGCATTGTGGCTAATTGGGAATGGGGGGATGATACGGGTAG